ATCATTCAGCCAGTTCCTGCCAGACGGAAATCAAGCAGTTAcccagatctctctctctcatctttaACTCTACATTCTCTCTGTTTTGATTCCATAGCTAAGTCAAGGGTCACAGGTCATACAGAAATCATGTCTAAATGGCTGTGGGAAAATGTCATCTCTGCATCTGTCTTTATGCTGGAGCGCTAGGTTGTAgcactgtttttctttcaaaaggcacataTATAGTAGCGTCAGTGTATATTAGACTCCAGACAAGTAGTTGATTCTCAGTAACCGTACTGTGATTGGTTGAAACTGTAATATGGCTGATTTCAACCccccctgcagagagagagagagagaatggagaGAAGCCCTCCGCCTCCAAGAAACAGAAGCAACAACAGCGCCCCCGCAAGGAGAGGCCCCAGCAGCAAAACTTCACCCACCCGCTCCTGGCCGCCTCGCTCAAGGTAGGCTGCCCTCCTGGGAGGCGGGAGCAGTTGACTGCTGCGGCCCAAGAGTTGTGTACTCCAGATGTGCACGGGCGggtggtttgtttgtgtgttcttTTTCTGTCTTGGGGTGGGGTGTGGGGTGGGTACTGTGTGCCTGGGATGGCGGAGGTAAGGGCAGCACCTCGAGGTGGGGAAGTGGAAAGTGAGCCGGTGAAGTGGGTATTGTAGTGAAGCCCCTGTCCTGCCACGCAGAGCCACAGCGGCAGCGTCTCGTGCCTGGACTTCAGCAGCAATGGGAAGTACCTGGCCTCCTCCGCTGACGACCGCACCGTCCGCATCTGGAGCACCAAGGACTTCCTGGATCGCGAGCACCGCTGCCTCCGTGCCAACGTGGAGCTGGACCACGCCACCCTCGTCAGCTTCAGCCCGGACTCCCGGTATGCGCTATCTCTGacgcacgtacacacacacacacacaaacacacactctgacGCATACAGGCACGTGTGGCCAGCTGTCCACTGTCTGCAGCTTTGACCTGCAGGTGATCCAGTGGTGTCATAAACAAAGCTCCCTGTAGGGTTGACATAACGGTGGCTCATGggggagcagcagcagagttACTGTGTGCGGTGTTGTTTTTGGTGGACTGCTAGTGATGCCCTGATACACTAGTACATTATTGGAGCTCAATATTAATAGTGGCCATTGGTAGCTGGGGTTggcaggctgtccctgaccttgtgctgtctctgtctgtccgtctgcaGTGCATTCATCACCTGGTTGGCGAACGGAGAGACCATCCGCGTGTTCAAGATGACCAAGAAGGACGACGGGTCGGTCAGCTTCAGCGCGGCGCCTGAGGACTTCCCCCAGAGACACAAGGCCGCTGTCATCAACATTGGCATCGCTGAAACGGGTACGCCCCCCCGGTCATTATCATTATAGTGATGACGGTGGAGTGTTTAGCTGCCTGGTGTCCGGTGGTTTGCGGTGCCCCTGAGCTCCTGTCCGGTTTATGTCTGCAGGCAAGTTCATCATGACAGCCTCCAGTGACACCACCATCCTGATCTGGGACCTGAAGGGAGAGGTGCTGGCCTCCATCAACACCAACCAGATGACCAACTCCTACGCCACCATCTCCCCCTGTGGCAGGTCAGCCCCCCCCCCGGCTCCCGACTAGAGGAACAGCGGGCGATATGTGTGGGGGGGGTAGAAAGAGGGGCAAGAGTCATTCTAAGGGAAACATGGGGGGCATTTGATTTCCGACAGTCTTTACATTCTTTCTTGAAGGCAGCTGATAACTTTATCGTCTGTGTGTCTGGCAGGTTCGTGGCGTCGTGCGGCTTCACCCCGGACGTGAAGGTGTGGGAGGTCTGCTTTGGGAAGGGCGGAGATTTCAAGGAGGTGGTGCGAGCCTTTGACCTGAAGGGCCACTCAGCAGGCGTCTGCTCCTTCGCCTTCTCCAACGACTCCCGCAGGTACGGCCCAACCTGGACTGCCCTTCAAAGCCCCCCGGTCCCTGTAATCCCAGGAGTATCGCCCCAAACTGGCCTGATCTGTGCCATGTGCAGATTCATCTCATTGCAGACGCACACGCTGCTGTAGGGAGATCCCTGCTGCTCCTCTGCAGTTCAGTGGTAGACGTTGCCCTGTCATTCACTTTTATTTGGTATTGCTGGTCTGGGTCGCCATCCTTAGGGCCTAATGTTGGTGGTCAGTGTTGAAAAGGAAAGGCAGTTGGGCTTTTAAGGAGCACAGTGTGTACGTCCCTCAGATATCCTTGTCACCACACTGGGCTTGAAAATAGCTTTGGAAATGGCAAATATTCCATTCTGTCCAGGGACATCTTAAAATCCTTCGCAATCCTTCTGTAATGCATCCCCTCCCCCTCAGGATGGTGACGGTGTCTAAGGACGGCACGTGGAAGCTGTGGGACACGGACGTGGAGTACAGGAAGCAGCAGGACCCCTACCTCCTGCGGACGGGCCGCTGCGAGGTGTCCGAGCCGTGCCGCATCGCTCTGTCCCCCGATGCCCGGGTGGCCGCCATTGCCAACGGCGGGGAGCTGGCGCTGTACAGCACGGGCAGCGGGGAGCGCGAGGAGGAGATCGTGGGGGCGCATGCCGGGGACATCGCCGACCTGCGTTTCGACATCAATGGCCGCTACGTGGTCAGCTGCGGCGACCGCGCCATCCGTGTCTTCCACAACACGCCGGGCTACCGGGCCGCCATCCGGGACATGCAGGCCATGCTGCAGAAGGCCACCAACGAGGCGACGCGCCAGAGACTACTGCAGCAGATCCAGGATGCCCAGAGCGCACTGGACACGGTGTGCGGCCCCAAGGAGTGAGGGGTGCCCTGTCCTGCCCTGTCCTGTCCCCTCCCTCTCCAGAACAATCTGTCCTgtctctgctgtgtgtgtggggttggTGGCGTGCGCATgatgtgcattttaaaacaaaatatgtttgtaataaaaatgcatcgagcctttttttttttttttttttttaatgacagtgCGGCGGCAAACCTGCTGTCGGTCCGAGTGCTTGCTCCTGCAGAAAAGTGGGGGTTtagggagaatgtcctttgctCCGTGCTCATATTGTTTCCTCCATAGAAGTATTTATATGTCTTCCCAACTGCAGAcacgtttattttatttctttacctatttaaaaaaagaaaagaaaactaaaacaaacttcCTGTTGCTGAGATCTATATATTCGCCCACCGCGCCGGCCCACAAGCCCCCTGTCCCGTCCCTCTGTCGAAACCGCCCCCTTGCCATGATCTTCAGCCGTGTGTGTGGTTGTTCCTGCCCAGCAATCTGCGACTGTGTGGCTTCTGCAGGCCAAAGGGAAAGACCTGCACGGCAGCGGAGGAAGTGGAGAGTGCAGGTTAAAGGTCATGGTCCCCATGGTTTGTGAGTGTGTAACAAATATCTTACCTTGCATGTCATGGCCACTGACCACTGGCACAGCTGTTTTGGGGGGCAACTGGCTGCTGAGTGAGTGCTGGGGGTCCTCGGTGTGGACCGTGATGGCCGAGGTCTGTGCTCAAACACCAAAGTGCATTGGAAACCTCTCCTTGTCCTGGGGCTATGAGGTGGAAGACTGTGGGCGGCCCCGGTTCCTCCAGGAGCAGCAGAGTGGCGTGAGAGGCCGAACCCCATCACTGACGCTCTTTAAACCAGACTGCTACTTTTGTTCAGTTTCAAATAACCTGGAAGTCAGTCCAGTCAATTCTGATTGTGATTGTGTAACTCTGGTCTCTTCCCATTCAATCCCTACTGCTAATTATAGCATTCAACACGTGTAATTGGTCTGCCCCTCTCCTCCATCTCCCTCCCAACTCGTTGAAACAGAAaccgtttttattttttaaacgtaGATATTTTTCTCTCTGGGGAGGTGGGAGGGGGGCAAGGctgggacaggacaggacacgAGTATCTGTGCGTGTGGTTACAGTTATGGGGACACTTATAACTGCCCTGACTATCTATGACTAGCAACCGCTATCCTGGCTATGTTTATATGATTACAAAGACGAGTAGCTGTAGAAGTCAGGGGTTGACTTCTGACACACGTGTTTCCGTGGCGCTTGCGCAGTGTAATATGACAGGCCGACCACGTGGGGAAAAGGGGCGGGCGCAGGAGCGACGCGTAATCTCGCGAGATTAGACGAGCGGACGGCGAGACCGCTGTGGTCGGAGAGGCGAGAGGAGGAAAGAGAAAAATTCACATTGAACCAAGAAAGATGTCGG
This sequence is a window from Amia ocellicauda isolate fAmiCal2 chromosome 22, fAmiCal2.hap1, whole genome shotgun sequence. Protein-coding genes within it:
- the tbl2 gene encoding transducin beta-like protein 2 — encoded protein: MELAALVAVSLLIGALVLLVAVALGKQRGQSREPPGQREDSDERERENGEKPSASKKQKQQQRPRKERPQQQNFTHPLLAASLKSHSGSVSCLDFSSNGKYLASSADDRTVRIWSTKDFLDREHRCLRANVELDHATLVSFSPDSRAFITWLANGETIRVFKMTKKDDGSVSFSAAPEDFPQRHKAAVINIGIAETGKFIMTASSDTTILIWDLKGEVLASINTNQMTNSYATISPCGRFVASCGFTPDVKVWEVCFGKGGDFKEVVRAFDLKGHSAGVCSFAFSNDSRRMVTVSKDGTWKLWDTDVEYRKQQDPYLLRTGRCEVSEPCRIALSPDARVAAIANGGELALYSTGSGEREEEIVGAHAGDIADLRFDINGRYVVSCGDRAIRVFHNTPGYRAAIRDMQAMLQKATNEATRQRLLQQIQDAQSALDTVCGPKE